Below is a genomic region from Rhodococcus sp. WMMA185.
TCGGAGAGCAACGCCAGCAGGATGTCGGTCTTGGCGGGGAAGTAGTAGAACACCAGTCCTTTCGGGACGTGTGCGGCGGAAGCGATCGACGCCGTGGACGTGGCGTCGAATCCTTTTACGGCAATCAGGGATTCGGCGGCGTCGAGAATCCGGGCCCGGGCATCGCCGTCGATCTTCGCGTTGCGCCGCTGTGGACTTTTCCGCGGGCGGTTGCTTGCGGACTTTCCGGAATGGGTTGCGGGCATGGGCTTTTTCCAGACCTGAACGGCGGGACGTAGGCCGTAAGCCTGCGCCCCGCCCTAGATCGACGTTCTCGCTGGTGATGCTTCACGGATCAGTGACTGGCAGCCACTCCTCCCTGTCCGTGCATCCGAGAACTCGCCATCGGCAACCCTGTAACGGCCACGACGACCGCCAGCGCACCGGTGACCCATGCGGTCCACGCCGCGCCCCCGAACTCGTTGAAGCTCATCACCCACGGGGAGATGAACAGCAGCACGCCGAAGACGCCCAGTGCGTACTCGGCCATGGTCATCGTCGGCCGGACCATGTGGACTAGGCCGGAGAGCGCGACGAGCACACCGAGTACGACGAGTGACCACACCGCGGCGTTGTTGGTGTCGAGCCACAGCGGCGAGAGTGCCGCGTAGCCTCCGATCACGATCGCCGCAACATCTTGCACACGACTCCACGATCTCATGTCCAGCCTCCTTGAAGCGGATTGGTTCCACTTCAAGTACACGCCTGATTGACCGACCGATCAATGCCTCGACCGTTGCATTCACATAACGTGAACCGCAGGTCAGCATATATTTCGTGATCTTTCGTGACCTCGGTCGATATCGATTATGTGTACTGCGATTTCTGTTAGAACTCGATCTTGAGATGGTCGGTGACCGGCCGGGCCTGGCATCCCAGAATGTAGCCGTTCTCGATGTCCTCTGGGTCCAGGATCTCGCTGTTCTCCATCTCGACTTTCCCTTCGAGAATGGTGCAGGCGCAGGATCCGCACTCACCTTCCTGGCAGGAGTAGGGCACGTCGATTCCCTCCGCCAGCATGATGTCGACGAGTGTCTGTTTGCGTGGCCAATTCAGGTTGTGGACCTCGCCGTCGAGTTCCACTTCCACGGTGGCGGCGTGGGCCGCCTCGTCCGCCGTGATCTCCACGACCTCGGCGTCGCGGAACGGATCGCCGGCCAGTGAATTGAACACTTCGGCGTGCACCTGGCTGCGTGGCATCCCGGCGTCGGCGAGTGCCTTGTGAATGGTGTCCATGAATGGCGTCGGGCCGCACATGAATACCTCGTACTCGAGGTAGGGGGCGACCGCGGAAGCGAGTTGATCCACGCCGGGCAGGCCCTGGACCGTCTCGAGCCAGTGGATGGTCACCAGTCGCGACGGGTATCGGCTTGCGAGGGTGCGCAACTCCTCGCTGAAGATGACCGATTTCTCGTCACGGTTGGCATAGAAGAGCACGACCTTGCCAGACCCTTCGGTGAGGGCGGACTTGAGGATCGAGATCACCGGCGTGATCCCGCTTCCGGCAGCGAACAACAGGAAATCGTGGCCCAGCGACTTGGGGGTGAAGACGCCTGACGGCGGTAGGACTTCGAGGGTGTCGCCGACGGAGACGTTGTCGCAGAGCCAGTTGGATCCATAGCCGTCGACGGTCCTCTTGACCGTCACCTTCGGTGCGTCATCGGTGAACGGTGAACTGGCCAGCGAGTAGCAACGGGCAACCGAACCGGTGCGGTCACTGGGAATTCGCAGGGTGAGGAACTGTCCGGGCTTGTAGGTGAACTTGTCGGCAAGATCCGCCGGGACGTCGAAGATCAGCGATCGGGAGTCGGGAGTCTCTTCGACCACGCCCGACACGGTGAGCATCACCGACCGTGAGCTGTGCGGCACCTCGACAGTCGTCATCGTGGGGTTCGTCCTCTCCTGCTTCGCGGCGCCGGAACGCTCGAACGCCTAACCCAAATATAGAACACGTTCTAGTTTTTGCCCAGAGGTGGTCGGCTCCGGGGCATCTCGATCGACTCACGGCGCGCAAGAGATTCGGTGGTAGCGTTGCGCTCGGCACCTGGCCCACGGTTCGATTCATCATTGGAGTGGGATCCCATGAGCTTGCAATTCGACCCTCGAGTACTACAAGCGCTTGGGCCGCAGTTCGCCGCCGCAGCCGACCTGAAGACCGTGCGCGGGTACGTCGAAGCGTCCGCTGTGCCCATCATCCGGTCCCCGTGGAAGACTGCTACGCGGCGCTGGAGTGGCTGGCCGGACACGCGAGCGAGTTGGGGGCCGACCCTGCACGGCTGGCGGTGATGGGCGATAGTGCCGGCGGCGCTCTTGCCGCGGGGGTATGCCTGATGGCTCGGGATCGCAGTGGCCCGGCGATCGCTGCGCAGCTCTTGATCTATCCGATGCTCGACGATCGAACGTCGGTACCGGATCCACAGCTGCTTCCGTTCTTGACATGGCCCTTCATATGGACCTACGACGACAACGTCACCGGCTGGACCGCGCTGCTGGGCGAGATGGACGCGAGGGGCGAGATTGGCACCGAGTGC
It encodes:
- a CDS encoding ferredoxin--NADP reductase; amino-acid sequence: MTTVEVPHSSRSVMLTVSGVVEETPDSRSLIFDVPADLADKFTYKPGQFLTLRIPSDRTGSVARCYSLASSPFTDDAPKVTVKRTVDGYGSNWLCDNVSVGDTLEVLPPSGVFTPKSLGHDFLLFAAGSGITPVISILKSALTEGSGKVVLFYANRDEKSVIFSEELRTLASRYPSRLVTIHWLETVQGLPGVDQLASAVAPYLEYEVFMCGPTPFMDTIHKALADAGMPRSQVHAEVFNSLAGDPFRDAEVVEITADEAAHAATVEVELDGEVHNLNWPRKQTLVDIMLAEGIDVPYSCQEGECGSCACTILEGKVEMENSEILDPEDIENGYILGCQARPVTDHLKIEF
- a CDS encoding SPW repeat protein — encoded protein: MRSWSRVQDVAAIVIGGYAALSPLWLDTNNAAVWSLVVLGVLVALSGLVHMVRPTMTMAEYALGVFGVLLFISPWVMSFNEFGGAAWTAWVTGALAVVVAVTGLPMASSRMHGQGGVAASH